A single genomic interval of Bradyrhizobium sp. AZCC 1693 harbors:
- a CDS encoding PTS sugar transporter subunit IIA, translating into MIGLVLVTHGRLADEFKAALEHVMGPQKQIEAITIGAEDDSDLCRSDIIEAVNRVDSGDGVAILTDMFGGTPSNLAISCMSRPKVEVLAGINLPMLVKLAKVREERSLPDAIAMAQEAGRKYVTIASRVLAGK; encoded by the coding sequence ATGATTGGTCTAGTGCTTGTGACCCATGGGCGCCTTGCCGACGAGTTCAAGGCGGCGCTCGAGCATGTCATGGGTCCGCAAAAACAAATTGAAGCCATTACGATTGGAGCCGAGGACGACTCCGATCTGTGTCGAAGCGATATCATCGAAGCGGTGAATCGCGTCGACAGTGGCGATGGTGTCGCGATCCTCACCGACATGTTCGGCGGCACGCCCTCCAACCTCGCAATTTCCTGCATGAGCCGCCCCAAGGTGGAAGTGCTCGCAGGCATCAATCTTCCCATGCTGGTCAAGCTTGCCAAGGTGCGCGAAGAGCGCTCGCTTCCCGACGCCATTGCCATGGCCCAGGAAGCCGGCCGCAAATACGTCACCATCGCCAGCCGCGTGCTTGCCGGCAAATGA
- a CDS encoding HPr family phosphocarrier protein has protein sequence MSDEAAPDKELGPSVPAGAISRELQIINKRGLHARASAKFVQMVERFNAEVWVTRGSETVGGTSIMGLMMLAAGPGTSVVVSAIGPEAQAAIDAIAALVADKFNEEGV, from the coding sequence ATGAGCGACGAGGCCGCGCCCGATAAGGAACTCGGGCCGAGCGTGCCTGCGGGCGCGATTTCGCGGGAACTTCAAATCATCAACAAGCGCGGCCTGCACGCGCGGGCATCGGCCAAGTTCGTCCAGATGGTCGAACGCTTCAATGCCGAGGTCTGGGTGACGCGCGGCAGTGAGACCGTCGGCGGCACCTCGATCATGGGCCTGATGATGCTGGCCGCAGGACCGGGAACCTCGGTCGTGGTCTCCGCGATCGGCCCCGAGGCCCAGGCTGCAATCGACGCCATCGCAGCCCTGGTCGCAGACAAGTTCAACGAAGAAGGCGTGTGA